DNA from Micrococcales bacterium:
GCGCGAGCTTCGCATAGTCCTGTTGCAGGACCTGAAGGTTGGTGAAGACCGCCTCCTCGAGTTCAGGGTTGTCCTGCGTCGGAGTCGGAGCCGAGGGGTCCGAGGTGAGGCAGCGGTACCCTCCGTCCGTACCGGGCGTGATGAGGTTCATGTCGCCGATCAGAGTAAGCAGCCCGCCCAAGTCGCTGAACGAACCGCTGGGTCCGTTGGGCTCGCAGGTGAACTCGATGTCCTGGAGGTTGGCGATGTCCAGCGTGCCCGAAACCTGCGCCCCATCCTGACAGTTGGGGAAACCCTGGATCAGGGACTTGAGGGATCCTGAGATGCCGCTGTCCGGGAACCCGTTGATGACCACCGGCAGAACGTCGCTAGCGACACAACTGATGATGACAGGCGACAACCCGGCGTCGTTGCCGCCGATGGACAGCAGCCCCGCGTCGTAGGTCTGGCCCGCCGCGATCGCGGCCAACTGGTCGATCTGCGGGGGCATGTAGTCACCCGGACCGGTGTTGCTCTGCTGCGAGGGCTGCTTGATCTTCTTCTGCGGCGACAGCAGTCCGCCGTTCGGGGAGACCGTCGGGTTGTTCTCCTGCTCGAGAATCTCGCCGCCCGAGCACGCCACGTCCACCACTGTCACGTTGGATCGGGGATCCGACTGCTCCAGGACGAGCGCGGATCGCACGAACCCGCTCCAGCGCGACCTGTCACAAGCAGGCTCGTCCCAGTCGATCGTCCCGTCGGGGTTGCGGAAGGGCGGGAAGCCCTCCCCTGATGCGTAGGAGTCCCCGAGGATGCTCAGCAGCGTGTTGCGCACCGTGATGCTGCTCGACACGGTCTTCGTCACCGAGGTCTTGGTGTCTGTGACCGCCAACTGCAGCGGGAGAGTGCCTTCCGGGAGCGTTGCGTCCAGCGGGGTGCCGCAGGGCTGACCGGCGTAGGTAGTCACCGGAGTGGTCGCGATGGTCCAAGTGCACTGCAACCGACTCTTGGACCCGCCGTTGACCGTCGATGCACCGGCGTCGAGGACGACCTGGAAGAGCCCATTGCGCGGCAGTGGGCCGTAGAGCGCATTCCCCGCGATTGCCGTCACGGCCGCAGATGTTCTGCCAAGTCTCACGGGAGCTCACTTTCCTGCGGGAGGTGTCGGGCAATGGACGAGATGCTAGGCGCACGCACCCAGGGTTCGCCCGTTCACGGGCAGGATGTGGTGCCGGCCCTGAAGCTCTGCGAAGTCCGCGTCGTTGTGAGGACGCCGCCACCCCGGTGTTGGGGTGACCCCGTACCGACAGGTCAACTCCCGACTGACCCCGTTCAACCGAAGGAATGATTGACCGGCCACGAAGGGCGGAGTTGGATCTCATCCATACCTGGAGAGAGGCCGTGTCATGGTGAGAATGCGCATGCTCTTGGTGGCGATTATGGTCGGCGCCCTGTCGATGACCACCCGGCTTTCGCGGTAGACCCCCCGCCGTACACCAAGGCGAGTCCCGCCACTCACGACTTCGGAACTCACAAGGTGGGTGTCCCTTCCACCTCCGTCGACTTCACCGTGAGCAACGACTACGGGTTCCCCATCGACTTCACAACGGTCTCGTGGGAAGGACCCGACGCGGGCGACTTCTCCATCGTCGCGAACGGTTGCACGAGCGACGCCTTCGGCAAGTTCGACTACTGCCACATCTTCGTCCGGTTCACTCCCAGCAGCGCAGGGCCCAAGTCCGCGACCCTGGTGGTGGAAAGCAGAAACGCGCCGCCATCTCCCAACTACTACTACCGCTCCATGAGGATCCCCCTCAGCGGCACCGGCGCCGTCCCACAACTGAGCGCGACTCCGAATCCACTCGTGTTTGGCACTCAACCGGTCGGCACCCAGTCGACGGAGCAAGTCCTGACGGTGGCGAACACCGGCGCCGTGCCGTTGAAGATCCAGTCCAATGACATCGTCGGACCTAACGCTGGCGAGTTCCAGATCATCTACGACGCGTGCTGGGGCTCCGAACTGCAGCCGTCCGGCAACTGCGAGGTGTGGTACGTCTTCTCGCCCTTCTCCGCAGGCAGCAAGTCAGCCGGGATCGAGGTCATATCCGACGCCCAAGGCAGTCCCCACACCGTTCCGATCAGTGCCACAGGCACAGTGCCGGAGGTGGCTGTCGATCCCACAGTCGTGAACTTCGCCGACCAGGTGATCGGCTCCACCTCCGCGGCCAAGTCGGTCACAGTGAGCAACACGGGCGGCGCTGACTTGGAGGTGTTCGAGGCGACACTCGGCGGGACCGACTCCACATCGTTCACGATCACATCGGAAACATGCTCGGCAGCGAAGATCCCCGCCGGCGACACCTGCCAGGTCAACCTCACGTTCTCTCCCTCAACAGCGGGCGCGAAGAGCGCGGACCTGAAGATCGTGTCCGATGCCGCCAACACCCCGGACCTCAGCGTTGCCGTGCACGGCGCTGGGATCACGGCACCTGCGCCTGTCGTACCGGGTCCGGAGACACCTGGCCCGGGTGGAGGCACGGGTGACGATCCGACCACGACAGTGCTGCGTGAGCAGACGTCAGCCCAGTCCGCAGCATTGCCCGCCAGGATCAAGCGCCAAGGACTAACGGTCATCGTCCCGGCCAAGGCGGCGACAAACGCCGGTCAACCGATCAGGGCATCGGTGAAGGCCACCCCGAAGCGCTCACCGAAGGGCAGTAAGACGCACAAGGTCATCAAGAAGAAGAGCGGAAAGGTCGCGATCCGGACGTATGGCTACAAGAAGCTGCGCGTCAAGGTCACTCTGTCGGCACCGGCCACCACCGGCTACACCGCGTACGCCGTGCAAGCCACCTACTACAAGGGCAAGCGGCGATAAGGGGCACCGCACCAGGGGTTCGGCTCCGCTACCAAGCCTAAGGCGCTGCGATAGCCTCGGCCAGCCCCTCGAACGCCGCAACCGCCGGCGCCACTGGATTCTTGTCGGTTCCGCCGGGGATGTCACTGTTGACCATGACGGCGATCGTCGTGCGACTGTCAGGCTGGTAGTTCAGCACGGTGTTGTACCCAGGGATCTCCCCAGTGTGGCCAAGCCATCCCGCGGTGTTGACGATCCCCATCCCGTACGACCGATCGGGGGTATTCGGGGGCACAGTCTGTTTCACCGATGCGACGCGCAGTTCCTGGGTCTCCGGTCTGAGGATGCCCTCGCCGGTGCCCAGCGCTACCCCCCATATGCGTAGGTCATCCAGGG
Protein-coding regions in this window:
- a CDS encoding choice-of-anchor D domain-containing protein produces the protein MTGHEGRSWISSIPGERPCHGENAHALGGDYGRRPVDDHPAFAVDPPPYTKASPATHDFGTHKVGVPSTSVDFTVSNDYGFPIDFTTVSWEGPDAGDFSIVANGCTSDAFGKFDYCHIFVRFTPSSAGPKSATLVVESRNAPPSPNYYYRSMRIPLSGTGAVPQLSATPNPLVFGTQPVGTQSTEQVLTVANTGAVPLKIQSNDIVGPNAGEFQIIYDACWGSELQPSGNCEVWYVFSPFSAGSKSAGIEVISDAQGSPHTVPISATGTVPEVAVDPTVVNFADQVIGSTSAAKSVTVSNTGGADLEVFEATLGGTDSTSFTITSETCSAAKIPAGDTCQVNLTFSPSTAGAKSADLKIVSDAANTPDLSVAVHGAGITAPAPVVPGPETPGPGGGTGDDPTTTVLREQTSAQSAALPARIKRQGLTVIVPAKAATNAGQPIRASVKATPKRSPKGSKTHKVIKKKSGKVAIRTYGYKKLRVKVTLSAPATTGYTAYAVQATYYKGKRR